One genomic segment of Mangifera indica cultivar Alphonso chromosome 6, CATAS_Mindica_2.1, whole genome shotgun sequence includes these proteins:
- the LOC123219308 gene encoding myocardial zonula adherens protein-like: MNTNSRKMSKASITAMDKENELVRDTVTLRDEEIKLQNEEIKLLKERVALRDSEIKQLNQRVAGQDGENKQLNQRVARQDGEIKQLKERATRCGLFCC, translated from the exons ATGAATACAA ATTCGCGTAAAATGAGTAAGGCAAGCATAACAGCCATGGATAAGGAAAATGAGCTGGTTAGAGATACGGTGACTCTGCGAGATGAAGAAATTAAGCTGCAAAACGAAGAAATTAAGCTGCTGAAGGAGAGGGTGGCTCTGCGAGACAGTGAAATTAAGCAGCTCAATCAGAGGGTGGCTGGACAAGATGGTGAAAATAAGCAGCTCAATCAGAGGGTGGCTCGACAAGATGGTGAAATTAAGCAGCTCAAAGAGAGGGCGACTCGGTGCGGTTTGTTCTGCTGTTGA